The Carassius carassius chromosome 32, fCarCar2.1, whole genome shotgun sequence DNA window AGAACCTTTTCCACTTTAAAGAATCTTGGAATGGAAAGTATCCTACTAGGTTGAGTGCCTTGTTGATTCCATCGAGTGGTTTTTAATGCAATATCCCAAAATGCACATAACACAGTAGATGGATGGAAACAGCTCTTGTGTTTGTTTCTCGTTTGGCTGCAGATGCTGGGTCTCTATAAGGGCATCGGCTCACCCATGATGGGCCTGACCTTCATCAACGCCATCGTGTTCGGCGTGCAGGGAAACGCCATGCGTATGTTGGGCGTGGACACCCCTGTGCACCAGTTCCTGGCGGGCGCAGCGGCCGGACTCATCCAGTGCGTGATCTGCTGCCCGATGGAGCTGGCCAAGACCCGCATGCAGATGCAGGGAACGGGCGAGAAGAGCGCCTCCAGGAGGATGTACAGGAACTCTCTGGACTGCCTGATCCGCATCCACCGCAAGGAGGGAGTCCGAGGGATAAACCGAGGAATGGTGACCACCGTCATCCGCGAGACGCCTGGCTTCGGCGTGTACTTCCTCACCTACGATACTCTGACGCGAGCGCTGGGCTGCGACGCCGACGACGCATACATCATTCCCAAGCTGCTCCTGGCGGGAGGCATGTCGGGAATGGCGTCCTGGATCTCCACGTATCCTGTGGACGTCATCAAGTCCCGCCTCCAGGCGGACGGAGTGGGCGGAGCCAACAGGTACGACGGCATCATGGACTGCGTGCGTCAGAGCTGGAGGAGAGAAGGATGGAGGGCCTTCACTCGAGGCCTGACCTCGACTCTCTTGAGAGCGTTTCCGGTCAACGCCACAACCTTCGCCTCCGTCACGCTCTTCCTCATGTACATGCGCGAGGATGATGACGGTGTGAAGGACTGCGAGGCCATGCGGCCGAGTCTGCAGCACAGCAGCCTGTGACTCAAAGATCATGAACCTCCTCCTGACCCCAGACTCTGTCTAAAAAGGGAAAGTAAAGGTCACGAACACAAAGGCTGAACAATGAGCTTGCATTATCTT harbors:
- the LOC132113120 gene encoding mitochondrial basic amino acids transporter-like → MALDFVAGCMGGAAGVLVGHPFDTVKVRLQVQSVDKPLYRGTYHCFQSIVRQESMLGLYKGIGSPMMGLTFINAIVFGVQGNAMRMLGVDTPVHQFLAGAAAGLIQCVICCPMELAKTRMQMQGTGEKSASRRMYRNSLDCLIRIHRKEGVRGINRGMVTTVIRETPGFGVYFLTYDTLTRALGCDADDAYIIPKLLLAGGMSGMASWISTYPVDVIKSRLQADGVGGANRYDGIMDCVRQSWRREGWRAFTRGLTSTLLRAFPVNATTFASVTLFLMYMREDDDGVKDCEAMRPSLQHSSL